DNA sequence from the Blastomonas fulva genome:
GCCCGGCGCGGTTTGCGGTCGCCCCGTTGCCGATCGCCACCGAATTGGTGAACGCCGCCGAGGTCTGGTTGCCGATCGCGATCGCGCCTGCGCCCGATGCGACGGCCGCCTCACCCACCGAGACCGAACGCACGCCCGATGCCACCGCAAGATGACCCAGCGCGGTCGCCCGCTCGCCGGTGGCTTCTGCCCGCCAACCATAGGCCGTGGCCGCCGTGGCCGTAGCCAGCGCCTGTCCGCCCACCGCGGTGGTCGAAGCGCCGGTGGCCTGGGTCGCGCGACCCGATGTGCCGTCGCGGTTGCCGCCGATGGCGATCGCATCGCCGCCGCTTGCCACCGCGGTGTTGCCGATGGCGATCGCATTGGTGCCGCTGGCCACCGAGAGATTGCCGACCGCGACGCTCAGCGCGCCCGACGAGTTGGCCGCCTCACCCACTGCGGTCGAGCGCACGCCCGATGCATTGGCAAGGTGGCCCAGCGCCGTGGCGCGTTCCGCCACCGCTTCCGCGCGCCAGCCAAACGCGGTTGCCGCCGTCGCCGTCGCCAGCGCGCGGCCGCCCACTGCGGTGGTGGACTGCGCCGTGGCGACAGCGCTGAGGCCCATTGCAACCGCTTCGACCCCGGTAGACAGCGCATCGTTGCCGATGGCAATCGAGCCGACCCCCGATGCCACAGCGCCCAGCCCATCGGCATCGCCGCCATCTTCGCCGATCGCGATCGACTGCGCGCCGGTCGCCCGGGAGTTGGAGCCATAAGCCGCCGAGCCCGGGCCGGTCGCCTGCGCGCCTGCCCCCACTGCGGTCGAGCCCGAGGCGATCGCGCCCGCGCCAACCGCGGTTGCGCCTGCACTCGTCGCACGTGCGCCTTCGCCGACCGCGGTTGCATCGGTGGCGCTCGCCACCGCGCCGCTGCCGACCGCGGTGGTGTCAGGAGCCGACGCCGCAGCGCCATTGCCGACTTGCGTGCTGTTGGTTCCGGTCCCGGCAAAGGCCGTTGCCGGGGCAACCGCCACCGCCATGATGTTGCCCGCCGAATCCACCGTGAGGAAGAACTGCGCGCCTGCCGGAACGTTGCCGCCCAGCCCTGCAAAGCGATAGCTGTGGTTGGCACTGCCCAGCACGATCTGGTTGGCGACGGTCGTTGCCGCGCCATTGCCGATCGCGATCGAGTTCATGAACCCGGCCGATGCGGTGTTGCCGATGGCGATGCCGAAATCGCCGCTGGCCGAGGCACTCTTGCCCAAAGCGAGCGAGCGCACACCGCCTGCCACCGCCTGGTGCCCGACCGCGAGCGAAAGCTCGCCCGTGGCGCGCGCCTGCCAGCCGAAGGTCTGCGATCCCCGGCCCGAGGCGACCGATTCACCGCCGACCGCGGTGGCATGGAAGCCCGAGGCATTGGCGAGATCACCGATCGCCACCGAATCCTCGTCGCCCGCGCTCGCAAGGTTGCCGATCGCGACCGAGGTGCCCAGCGACGCCGCATTGGTGCTGTTGGTGGTGGCCTGGTTGCCGATGGCGACCGAGTTGATGGCCGATGCGACCGCGCTCTTGCCGACCGCAGTCGACCGCACGCCGGTGGCCTGCGCCTGATGGCCAGATGCCAGCGACAGCTCGCCCGAGGCGACCGCCTGCCAGCCGAAGCTTTGCGCGCCGCGGCCCGATGCGACCGATTCGCCGCCCACGGCAGTGGCGTGGAAGCCCGAGGCCAGCGCGAGATCGCCCACGGCAACCGCATCTTCATCGGTTGCGCTGGCGAGGTTGCCGACCGCAACTGTGGTCAGCGCGGTGGCATTGGCGGCCTCGCCCACGGCAAGCGAACGCACGCCGGTGGCGTTGGCCAGATGGCCCAGAGCGTGCGCGCGTTCGGCACTGGCGTTGGAACGCCAGCCAAAGGCGGTTGCTGCCAGCCCGATGGCATCAGCCTCTCCGCCGATGGCGACGGTCGAGTTGCCGATCGCGCGCGCACCGGTTCCGGCGTCGTCGCCACCGATGGCGAGCGCATCGACACCATCTGCGGTGGCGTTATCCCCCAGCGAAATCGCCGAAGCACCGGTGGCGGTGGCGCCTGCCTGGGTGCTGTTGACCGCAAGATAATTGAGCCGCGAGGCATTGGCCGTGGTGGTCGATGCCACCGCGTTGAGCTGCGCCAGGTTCACCGCATCGGTGAGCGAAGTGCCCGCCGCTACGTTGACGATCTGGCGCTCCCCACCGACGGTGCCGACCGACACCGTTCCGGCGCGGTTGGCGACCGATCCCGAGCCCAGGGCGACCGAATTGAGCGCGGTCGCCTGCGCGGCGTTGCCGATGGCCACACTGAAATCCGCCGAGGCGTTGGCACGGCTGCCCAGCGATGCAGAGTTGGCCCCGCCCGCCAGCGCGCTCTTTCCGATCGATGTGGCTTCAAGCCCCGAGGCATTGGCCTGGTGGCCCACG
Encoded proteins:
- a CDS encoding beta strand repeat-containing protein, producing MKTFPNNAKALRATLFLASSAAAIAIATPAHADATAPCNVNAGPDGIAGNADDVAESTECGVSSVASGPGSTAVGNQTTASGSFSTALGARSVSSGLQATAVGAAATASGGFSTAVGNFAVASGQQAHAFGDSANASANLAIAIGTTAVSSSTGSVAIGSGSTTATLGSTPSGAASLGTAVAIGNQARATQEDAVALGDLANASGFHATAIGGQSVASGVGSQAFGWEANAAGRTAVAVGHQANAAGFEATSVGKSAQAAGANATSLGSRANASGINSTAMGNLASSAGTQSIAAGFTATASGLSSAAFGSFARASGLQGVAVGDASIASASFTVAIGANSNAATSGSVAIGQNSTTVTTGSTPSGAASLGTAVAIGNGARATQEDAVALGDLANASGFHATAIGGESIASGVGSQAFGWQANASGRTAVAVGHQVTAAGFEATSVGKSTNAGGANATAVGSRASAAGTSSVAIGNNAVTADGTTPSGAPSTGTAVAIGNGARATAEDAVALGDLANASGFHATAIGGESVASGVGSQAFGWQANASGRTAVAVGHQANASGLEATSIGKSALAGGANSASLGSRANASADFSVAIGNAAQATALNSVALGSGSVANRAGTVSVGTVGGERQIVNVAAGTSLTDAVNLAQLNAVASTTTANASRLNYLAVNSTQAGATATGASAISLGDNATADGVDALAIGGDDAGTGARAIGNSTVAIGGEADAIGLAATAFGWRSNASAERAHALGHLANATGVRSLAVGEAANATALTTVAVGNLASATDEDAVAVGDLALASGFHATAVGGESVASGRGAQSFGWQAVASGELSLASGHQAQATGVRSTAVGKSAVASAINSVAIGNQATTNSTNAASLGTSVAIGNLASAGDEDSVAIGDLANASGFHATAVGGESVASGRGSQTFGWQARATGELSLAVGHQAVAGGVRSLALGKSASASGDFGIAIGNTASAGFMNSIAIGNGAATTVANQIVLGSANHSYRFAGLGGNVPAGAQFFLTVDSAGNIMAVAVAPATAFAGTGTNSTQVGNGAAASAPDTTAVGSGAVASATDATAVGEGARATSAGATAVGAGAIASGSTAVGAGAQATGPGSAAYGSNSRATGAQSIAIGEDGGDADGLGAVASGVGSIAIGNDALSTGVEAVAMGLSAVATAQSTTAVGGRALATATAATAFGWRAEAVAERATALGHLANASGVRSTAVGEAANSSGALSVAVGNLSVASGTNAIAIGNTAVASGGDAIAIGGNRDGTSGRATQATGASTTAVGGQALATATAATAYGWRAEATGERATALGHLAVASGVRSVSVGEAAVASGAGAIAIGNQTSAAFTNSVAIGNGATANRAGQIKLGGTGSSVTIGDLAASTAAQSGTTSIVTTDASGTLGAGPAVNTFATNGQVNALTGQVNTLFDLTEVNRRAINRANEGVAMALAMESPALPPGTTFALSGGVGYYEDQASLTTAITARVAENASVSAGIGVGFNSGSVGARGGFQIAW